The Thunnus maccoyii chromosome 12, fThuMac1.1, whole genome shotgun sequence genomic interval attaaaaatgttttttttgataAACATTTTCAACTGAATAAAATAATCTACACAGCAACATTTGGGTAATGTTCCTCACGCTTTGTCAAAAATCTCACTAACTTCTGAGCCGTGGTTCAATCCAGTTTTCACAGACTAAGAAGAACTGTATATTCAAGACACAATCtcattttctgaaaatgaaatgaaatgtttttcacaCTTTTACTTCATCACATGTTGATCGCTGTAAAAGACTTGTTTTCCCTTTTTGGATCCATGCACAGACTCCCGTTGCATTTTAGAATTGATGCTAAGATGCTGCTGATAAACAATAAAGAGTGAGATGGTTTAGCTACTGTTTACTTCACTCAACAAACAATCCATCTCAGTCTTAGTCCTCTAAATCCTGTGGTTTGGAAACCTGCtgtagttttttaaattttatttagggtgcatctttatttatttgaggTGCCTGTATTTGggctatattattattattattattattattattattattattcattgaAAAGTTATGGAAACAACATCCTTCATTTACAGCCAAGGACACTCAAATTATTAATGATTCTTCTGATCAAATCTAATATAGCACTTTATAATAACACAACATATGAGAACCACTCACTATGCAATAGGCTACCAGGGCTCCCTGTATGAAACCTGCCAAGACATCAGTGGGGTGATGCTTGTGATCAGACACACGGGACAAGCCGGTGTAGAAAGACATCATGATGAGGGTGAACTGGGTCAGAGGGCGCAGCAGGCGGGCTCCGTGCCAAGTGAAACGAGACTGCAGGTAAAACTGCAAAAGAGACAGAATTGTGGGTTGATATAGTATGTACGGTACAACATAAGGCGTGCATGTATGTTAAAAACAATCCAGTAACTTACCACCAGATAAAGCATGGTGTACATGGAGAATGATGCATGTCCAGAAAAGAAAGACTTCCTGGGGAGAACAGAGGACAATCAGCATTATACCACAGCTTACAGTCTAAAAGCAATCAGTAGTCACTTTTAGTACAgatacatatgtaatcatatactttttaaaaacgtagtcaatatttaattcaatgtatttgaaacatttgaaactaTTTTGCAATATTTGGCAGTTTCTTTCATTACCTGGCCTCCTGAACTTTGCTCTCTGGCCCCTGACACTGGTAGTCAGTGATGTAGCCCAGGGAGCAGTTGATAGTGGTAAAGTCGGGTTTGCACACATCGAGGAAATGAGGGCGCATGCGACCCACTGACACTTTGGCAATGTCAGTGAAGGACTGGCTGATGGCACAGCCGAAGATGAACACGCCAACCTGCTTGTAGAGAGCGGAAATGTAGGGGTTCCCTACAAAAGACTTGGATCCCTCATTCAGAAAGTAGATCCTGTAGCTCTCCCCAATGATGATCTGAAGGGACAGAGCAAAGGAGAATGTCAGTgatatgatttgtgacattgtCCCAGTGCCAATGTCAACCCTAATTCCTAAGCACATGACTGATTAGTGAAAATGTGTGACTGCAGGAAGGCCataattttatttatgatgACTGAGAGAGCACTTCAAATCACATTAACTGGACAATGCAgaacaaaatgtgtgtgaaaaggACTAAAAATGTTCATGAACGAACCCTAAAGCTCTTGACAGCTTCACAGGGAGACAGTGTGAACATCTTGTGGGCTTATTGAAAATGTACAGTGAATCAACAATTTGGAGAGGGTGGACAATTTGGACAAGACCATAGAGAACTCTGATGTTCAGAGTGGAGAATATAAGTGATATATGTGACCAAAATAACTTTTTTCAGGATTAACCTTTTATTATGACAGCTGAAACAGAATTCAGTGATTTCTCTTGAAGTGGTTTAAAAAGGGGCTATTTTATGGTTGTATGTGTATACCTGTGACATTCTGCTTCTGAGAGAAAACAGTGAGGCGACGTGGGAGGCAACTCAAACTGTCCGCCATGTATAGTTTTCTATAAGTGTATAAATAAACCACTGTCTAAAACCGACGATTGACGTGTAAGGCACGCTTAGTGGGGGGGGGCATGGATAGCCGTAATTCACAACAGCTGTTCAGGCTCAAAAAACACCCAACCCCCTCATCCTGTTGTCTCCCAGCCACTCAGAAATGAAAGTGTGGAAGAGAGTAAAGAGACTTTGGGTGATTTTTGTTGGTGAGTGGAGGAATGGAAGAAAGAGTGAGAGGGAAGGAGGCTAGAAGTTGAGGAAAGAGTAAAGAAGAACTTCAGGACAAGAAGAGTGCGAACGAGGATGaggaaaagggaagaaagaggaaggtgAGAGGAGAAATGAGAAGTGGAGTGGGAGTGGAAAGTAGTGAGGGAGCGGGGGAGGCACCGCTGTTTCTAATCAACAGAAATGCTGAGCTAGGCGACGTGTCTGATTTTGGTGGCCAGACTCCACCAGGCGCACGTCGGGGGCACGTTTGTTTTTCACTGCGCCGGCTGTCTCTCTGAAACGGCTCCGATTTCACAAGGGATGTCTGGCTGTTTTCATGTTAGTATCTCGGTTTCATCAGACATTCTTGCGAGGGGCGCAGGAATAAGTCTCATTTTGCAGGGGGATAGCCGTTGAGTAGATTTAACAAGCTGATAGAGTGTGTTGTTTCCACCATCCAGGCCTTTAGAGCCAGCTCGATACAGCCCAGCTGCTTTCATGGGAGAGAAGGAAGGGGAGAAAACACATCTGGTTCCCCTTGTGTGAAAGATTTAACtatgtgaatgaataaatgaattggCTTTGTAGGAGATGTAGCTGTTACACTGAAACCTCAGATAGTCATAGGGCCAAGATGCTGATTTGTGGCTTGTGTCAAGAGCCTTGTTTTTCCAAAGTGACAccatgatgtttttctttctcttaaaaGAGATCTGCATAAATTATAAGGGATGTGGCCTCTTGTGTTTCTCATCTCTGTTAAGTGGGAAATGAAGCAATAAATGACAGAGTGTTGGTGTTTTCTggttcagaaaacacaaaaggttGGCCGATGCACTCTTGGGGAGGGAGATGGATTGCAGAAGTCACGTTTTGCCAGGGGAAAAAGAGATATCTGGCAAAGTCCTTTGGGCTTTCACCACAATTCCACCCCACCAATTACAGTATTTAACCGAACAACCATTGCGTCAACCATAATTACACAGGCCCAGAACTCGCTCTCACCATGAAAACCCCTGTGGCCCTAAGCCCGTATAGTAGTCTGCTCTCCAGGAGGAGGGCACAACTGGCTCTCCCTGAAGCCCACTTTGTGTCTGCAAGGTGACAACAGCACACACTATGGTAGTGCTTAAACACCATAGTCCAACtagaatgtgtgtgtggaaatttCAGATGTGcctgctgcttgtttttttagttaattGCATAAACATAACCCATCACCTGGAATTGTCAATGTAGTAGCCACTGACACATTGCTAATTATTAGGGTCTAAGAGACAGTCACTAAATAATTGCAAAGGTGTTAACAAGTGCTACCTATGCAGTAGCTGGTTGGTTGCTACATCGTTGCTAGGGTGTCAGCAGTGGTTGCTAGATGCTTCAGGGGTGATTTCAAGGTGATTTCTGCAGCTTAGCTTTAGTAGATGGTTGCTGAGTGGTTGCTAGGTTGCTCAAAGAGGTTGCTATGGTGTTACAGTCCAATTACACACTTCCATTctattttagagctgcaacgattagtcgattaatcgattagttgccaagtATTACATTATTCACCAACTATTTTCaaaattgattgttttgagtcacttttttaaggaaaaaaaaaatcaaaattctctgattcttGCCtcttgaatgtgaatattttctggtttctttagtcttcaaTGACAGTAatatgaatatctttgggttgctGAGTGATAGTTGAGAGAAAAGAGGACATTGGATGgcatgtttcactattttctgtcattttatggaccaaacaactaatcaattaatcaagaaaataattgacagatgaatcattagttgcagccctatgcTATTTACACATTAGATTGATTCAAGACAGATACTATAGAAACAAATCTAGACGCTCTGCTTTTATCATGATCACTTTACTATTGCCTTGCCATTTAACCACTATTTAAAAACTCGTGTGGAAAAATGAAGTCTGAAAAGACACTCTGGATCGCAGTTATCTGTGTAAAAGTGTCAAGTGTGAGCCGTTACAAGGCCAGTCTAGACATATGTAATGGTC includes:
- the LOC121908135 gene encoding phospholipid phosphatase 3-like isoform X1 encodes the protein MQRCLIYEKSMAAETRNGGSSLNNNNCKDHSRRKLLVGVDLFCLFLAGLPFLVIETSAVQPYRRGFYCDDESIKYPAKNGDTISDGVLSAAGILITILSIIIGESYRIYFLNEGSKSFVGNPYISALYKQVGVFIFGCAISQSFTDIAKVSVGRMRPHFLDVCKPDFTTINCSLGYITDYQCQGPESKVQEARKSFFSGHASFSMYTMLYLVFYLQSRFTWHGARLLRPLTQFTLIMMSFYTGLSRVSDHKHHPTDVLAGFIQGALVAYCIVFFVSDLFKPKGRRSTLLPTPVKKDLVPPADIRERSNHLIMA
- the LOC121908135 gene encoding phospholipid phosphatase 3-like isoform X2: MQRCLIYEKSMAAETRNGGSSLNNNNCKDHSRRKLLVGVDLFCLFLVLLVAVFLHKSPFPPYQRGFFCNDNSISLPYKDSTVSNTVLTAVGVTVPVVSIIIGESYRIYFLNEGSKSFVGNPYISALYKQVGVFIFGCAISQSFTDIAKVSVGRMRPHFLDVCKPDFTTINCSLGYITDYQCQGPESKVQEARKSFFSGHASFSMYTMLYLVFYLQSRFTWHGARLLRPLTQFTLIMMSFYTGLSRVSDHKHHPTDVLAGFIQGALVAYCIVFFVSDLFKPKGRRSTLLPTPVKKDLVPPADIRERSNHLIMA